The DNA window CAGGGTCTCCAGGGTGTTATACACAGTGGCCAGGCTCATGGTGGGAAACCTCCGCCTGACGGCCCTGTAAATCTCCTCCGCCGAGGGATGTCCGGTGTTTCCCTCCAGGTAGCGCAGTATGGCCAGCCTCTGGGGGGTTCTCTTGAAGCCCCGCTCTTTCGCCTTGTCGCTCATCGTGCCTTTTTCGCCAGACTCTTTTAGAATGATTCTTATGTAACATAGGTTATAACAGGATACGGGCTTTGTCAAGAGAAATTTCACAATGTTAAAATATCCATGTTCACCCCGTCCGAAGGCGCTTCGGCAGACTTTTGCCAACGGGGCGCCCGGGCCGGAAACGTGAGGGGAGAGAGGCGATAATCCTTGATAATCGGCTTTTCCGTCGGTTATGATAATCGTCTGACTCTTCCCCGAGGAAAAGATAACGGACAATGACTATGCCATCTGAACAGGAGACCACTACCCTTTCGGCGGAGCAGCATGAGACGCTCTCGGCCCTGGTGGAGAAGTACCGTTCGAATCCCGGAAGCACCATACCCATCCTTCAGGACGTCGAGGGGCACTTCGGGTATCTACCCGAGCAGGCCCTCAACTGGATAGCCGACAGGCTGGACATTCCCCGCAGCCACTTCTACGGCGTGGCCACTTTTTACGCGCAGTTCCATCTCAAGCCCAGGGGCGAAAACATAGTCTCCGTGTGCTGCGGAACGGCCTGCCACGTGAAGGGAGGCACCAAAATCGCCGAGCAGCTGCACAGGGACCTCGGCCTGGCGCCGGGTGAAGATACGACAACCGATAAGATGTTCACCCTGGAGACGGTCAGATGCGTCGGCGCCTGCAGCATCGCGCCCGTGGTCCTTGTCAACAGCAAAGTCTACGCCGATATGACTTTGAAAAGCGCCTCCAAACTGCTGAAGAGGCTCAGAAACGAAACCTGCCAGGTTCATTATGACGACGCAGAAACAGAAGGATAACTCAAGGAAGATAATCGTCCGGGTATGCATCGGCACCGGGGGCCTCGCCGCGGGCGGCAAAGAGGTCATCGCCGCTTTCAAGAAGGCCATCAACGACGCCTGCGTGGACGTGGACGTGGATTTCACGTGCCACTACCAGAAGGTCGGCTGCAGGGGGTTCTGTGCACGGGACGTCCTCGTCGATGTCGTGGACGGCGATGAGAGCATAACCTATCAGGGCATGGAGCCGGAGATGGCACGCAGGATAGTGGAGGACCATCTCATCGGCGGCAAGCCCGTGCGGAAATGGCTCATCGACGACAGCTACTATGCCTTCTATGAAAAACAACAGAAGATACTTCTCGTCGATTGCGGCACCATAGACCCCGAAGACATTGACGCTTATATGAAGGTCGGCGGCTACGGCGGCATACAGAAGGTCCTGAAGGAGATGACGCCCGAAGACCTGATAGCCGAAATGAAGGCATCGGGGCTTCGCGGCAGGGGCGGGGCGGGCTTCCCGACATGGTTGAAGTGGGATTTGTGCAAAAAGTCGGCTTCCGACAAAAAGTACATGGTCTGTAACGCCGACGAGGGGGACCCCGGCGCGTTCATGGACCGCTCGCTCATCGAAGGCAACCCGCATTCCATCATCGAAGGAATGATGATAGCAGGGTATGCCATCGGCGCGAGCGAGGGCTATGTCTACATCAGGGCTGAATATCCCGCCGCGGTCGACAGGCTCAAGCTCGCCATCGAGCAGGCCCACCAGAAGGGCTTCCTGGGCGAGAACATCTTCGGCTCCAACTTCAGCTTCACCGTCAAGATAAAGCTGGGCGCGGGCGCCTTTGTCTGTGGCGAGGAAACCGCCCTTATCGCCTCCATCGAGGGCGAGCGCGGGATGCCCCGGGCCAAGCCGCCCTTCCCCGCCCAGAGCGGCCTCTGGGGCAAGCCCACCGTGATAAACAACGTGGAGACGTTATCCAACATACCGTACATCATACGAAACGGCGCCCAGTGGTTCTCGTCCTACGGCACCGAAAAGTCGAAGGGCACCAAGGTCTTCGCCCTCACCGGCAAGGTCAAGAACACCGGCCTTATAGAAGTGCCCATGGGCATCAGGCTCGGCGAGATCATCTACGACATAGGCGGCGGCATCATAGAGGACAAGAAGCTCAAGGCCGTGCAGACCGGCGGCCCCTCGGGGGGCTGCATTCCCGCCAACCTTCTCGACACGCCCGTGGACTACGAGTCGCTCGCGAAAGTGGGCTCCATAGTGGGCTCCGGCGGCATGGTCGTGCTGGACGAGGACGACTGCATGGTGAACGTGGCCAAGTTCTTCCTGGAATTCACGCAGGCCGAATCGTGCGGCAAGTGCGTGCCCTGCCGGGTGGGCACCAAGAGGCTGCTGGAGATAATGGAGAGAATCACCTCCGGCAGGGGCAAGGAGTCGGACATCCCGCTTCTGGAAAGGCTCAGCAACGACATAAAGTCCGCCTCGCTCTGCGGCCTGGGCCAGACGGCGCCCAACCCGATTCTGAGCACCCTGAAGTATTTCAGGGAGGAGTACGAGGCCCACCTCGAAGGCCGCTGTCCGGCCAAGGTCTGCAAGGAGCTGCTCACCTATACGGTCCTGGAAGAGTTCTGCAAGGGCTGTGGGGCCTGCCTGAGGGCATGCTCGGTGGGGGCCGTCTCCGGGGAGAAGAAGAAGCCCCACGTCATCGACGAGTCCCTGTGCGTAAAGTGCGGGGCCTGCTTCGATGTATGCAAATTCAATGCAGTGGCGAGGGATTAAGATGATAAACCTGACCATAAACGGCAATCCTCTCTCGGCCGCGCCCGGCACCACCGTGCTGGAGGCGGCGACCAGGGCGGGGATTTTCATCCCCACCCTCTGCCACCACCCCAAGCTCACGCCCTTCGGCGGCTGCCGGCTCTGCGTAGTGGAGATAGAGGGCATCCCCAGGCCGGTGACGGCCTGCACCACCCCCGTCAACGAGGGGATGGACGTGCAAACCCATACGCCCCGCCTGGAGGAGCTGAGAAGGACCGTCCTGGAGCTCATCCTCTCGGACCATCCCAACGACTGCATGGTCTGCGAGAAGGCCGGCGACTGCGTTTTGCAGGAGCTCGCCTACTACTACGGCCTGGAGGAAAACCCCTATGCGGGGGAAAGGCGCACCTACGAGCACAGGGACGGCAACCCCTTCATCGAGAGGGACATGGAAAAGTGCATCCTCTGCGGCCGGTGCGTCAAGGTCTGCGACGAGGTGCAGGGCGTGGAGGCCATCGACTTCGCCTACCGTGGGTTCACCGCCAAGGTCTGCCCCCCCTTCGAGCGGGACCTGGACTGCGAGTTCTGCGGCCAGTGCGTGGCCATCTGTCCCACGGGGGCCCTCACGGGGAAGATGTGGTCCCGCAAGGGAAGGCAGCACGGCGTCAGGAAGGTCAATACCGTCTGCACCTACTGCGGCACGGGCTGCACGCTCACGCTGCACGTGCGGGGCAACGAGGTCATCCGGGTGAGCTCTCCAGCGTCCTCCCCTAACGAGGGATGGCTCTGCGTGAAGGGGCGCTTCGGCTACGAGTTCATCAACAGCCCCGACCGCCTGACCACGCCCCTCATCAAGCGAAACGGCACCTTCGAGGAGACCACCTGGGAGGAGGCCCTGGATTACACGGCCCGGAGGCTCGGGGAAATCAAGGAGGCCCACGGGGCCGACGCCCTGGGCGGGCTGTCCTCGGCCCGGTGCACCAACGAGGAGAACTACCTCTTCCAGAAGTTCATCCGCGCGGCGGTGGGCACCAACAACGTCGACCACTGCGCGCGCCTTTGACACAGCCCCACGGTGGCCAGTTTGGCCGCCACCCTGGGCTCCGGAGCCATGACCAACTCCATCGAGGGCATCGAGAAGACCGAGGTCATCTTCATCATCGGCTCCAATACGAAGGAGACTCATCCGGTCATCGCCAACAAGATGCTCAAGGCCCGCCGCCGGGGGGCCAGGATTATCGTCGCCGACCCCCGCCGCATCCCCATGGTGCGGTTCGCCGACGTCTTTCTCAAGCTCGCGCCCGGCACCGACATCGCCCTGCTGAATGCCATGGCAAACGTCATCCTCAAGGAGGGACTGCACGACAAGGAGTTCATCGAACAGCATACCGAAGGGTTCGAGGTCTGGGCGGAGTCCATCGCCGAGTTCACCCCCGAGGCCGCCGAGGCCACGACGGGCGTGCCCAAGGAAGACATCGTCCGCGCGGCCCGGATGTACGGCGGCTCCCGCAGGGCCGGCATCTTCTACACCATGGGCATCACCCAGCACTCCCACGGCTCGGCCAATGTGAGCGCCCTGAGCAACCTGGCCCTGCTGACCGGCAATCTGGGAAGGCCCCATGCGGGGCTGAACCCGCTGAGGGGGCAGAACAACGTGCAGGGGGCCTGCGACTCCGGCGCCCTGCCCAACGTCTACCCCGGCTATCAGGACGTGGAGAGCCCGCGGGCGAAGGAGAAATTCGAGGCCGCCTGGGGGAGGCCGCTTTCCGGAAAAGCCGGGCTCAAATCCACCGAGATGACGCCGGCCGCCCTTGAGGGGAAGCTCAAGGCCCTCTATATCATGGGCGAGAACCCCGTCCTGAGCGACGCCTACATGGGGCACACGGTAAAGGCGCTCGAAAGCCTCGATTTCCTGGTGGTCCAGGACATTTTCCTTACCG is part of the Nitrospirota bacterium genome and encodes:
- the nuoE gene encoding NADH-quinone oxidoreductase subunit NuoE — translated: MPSEQETTTLSAEQHETLSALVEKYRSNPGSTIPILQDVEGHFGYLPEQALNWIADRLDIPRSHFYGVATFYAQFHLKPRGENIVSVCCGTACHVKGGTKIAEQLHRDLGLAPGEDTTTDKMFTLETVRCVGACSIAPVVLVNSKVYADMTLKSASKLLKRLRNETCQVHYDDAETEG
- the nuoF gene encoding NADH-quinone oxidoreductase subunit NuoF, which codes for MTTQKQKDNSRKIIVRVCIGTGGLAAGGKEVIAAFKKAINDACVDVDVDFTCHYQKVGCRGFCARDVLVDVVDGDESITYQGMEPEMARRIVEDHLIGGKPVRKWLIDDSYYAFYEKQQKILLVDCGTIDPEDIDAYMKVGGYGGIQKVLKEMTPEDLIAEMKASGLRGRGGAGFPTWLKWDLCKKSASDKKYMVCNADEGDPGAFMDRSLIEGNPHSIIEGMMIAGYAIGASEGYVYIRAEYPAAVDRLKLAIEQAHQKGFLGENIFGSNFSFTVKIKLGAGAFVCGEETALIASIEGERGMPRAKPPFPAQSGLWGKPTVINNVETLSNIPYIIRNGAQWFSSYGTEKSKGTKVFALTGKVKNTGLIEVPMGIRLGEIIYDIGGGIIEDKKLKAVQTGGPSGGCIPANLLDTPVDYESLAKVGSIVGSGGMVVLDEDDCMVNVAKFFLEFTQAESCGKCVPCRVGTKRLLEIMERITSGRGKESDIPLLERLSNDIKSASLCGLGQTAPNPILSTLKYFREEYEAHLEGRCPAKVCKELLTYTVLEEFCKGCGACLRACSVGAVSGEKKKPHVIDESLCVKCGACFDVCKFNAVARD
- the fdhF gene encoding formate dehydrogenase subunit alpha; translation: MQWRGIKMINLTINGNPLSAAPGTTVLEAATRAGIFIPTLCHHPKLTPFGGCRLCVVEIEGIPRPVTACTTPVNEGMDVQTHTPRLEELRRTVLELILSDHPNDCMVCEKAGDCVLQELAYYYGLEENPYAGERRTYEHRDGNPFIERDMEKCILCGRCVKVCDEVQGVEAIDFAYRGFTAKVCPPFERDLDCEFCGQCVAICPTGALTGKMWSRKGRQHGVRKVNTVCTYCGTGCTLTLHVRGNEVIRVSSPASSPNEGWLCVKGRFGYEFINSPDRLTTPLIKRNGTFEETTWEEALDYTARRLGEIKEAHGADALGGLSSARCTNEENYLFQKFIRAAVGTNNVDHCARLUHSPTVASLAATLGSGAMTNSIEGIEKTEVIFIIGSNTKETHPVIANKMLKARRRGARIIVADPRRIPMVRFADVFLKLAPGTDIALLNAMANVILKEGLHDKEFIEQHTEGFEVWAESIAEFTPEAAEATTGVPKEDIVRAARMYGGSRRAGIFYTMGITQHSHGSANVSALSNLALLTGNLGRPHAGLNPLRGQNNVQGACDSGALPNVYPGYQDVESPRAKEKFEAAWGRPLSGKAGLKSTEMTPAALEGKLKALYIMGENPVLSDAYMGHTVKALESLDFLVVQDIFLTETAALADVVLPAACFAEKEGTFTNTERKVQLLRRAVRPPGQAREDLNIIKDLSGRMGYPAGDASAEDVFAEIGTLWPALAGMSYERLRHGGIQWPCPTADHPGTEHLYRGGFPRGKALFAAAACTRGAEPTDGGYPFVLTTGRNLFQYHTGSMTRRVQAIEAHAGEAYAEVNDRDALALDLQDGDRMTVTSRRGSIGIRARVTGRVPEGTVFIPMHYREAAANVITNDATDPFAKIPEFKACAVKIEKETGEKP